From one Bombyx mori chromosome 5, ASM3026992v2 genomic stretch:
- the LOC134198915 gene encoding uncharacterized protein LOC134198915 isoform X3 — MSAKSSKKRPKIRLFDDFSSNSPSEADLDPFEDNDGDYGSDTNYEPQNIEETGASSSSEEIFSIRPRRIISGGPVASSDSNQERKFWGHWPKRQPAPENSKKKYSFLMCKMCSKNKKRVETSYRCIGCPGLPPLCPECFQDYHQILEQQEQ, encoded by the exons atGTCAGCAAAAAGTTCAAAGAAACGTCCAAAAATACGCTTGTTCGACGATTTTTCATCAAATTCGCCATCTGAAGCAGATTTAGATCCCTTCGAGGATAATGACGGTGATTATGGTTCTGACACGAACTATGAACCACAAAATATAGAAGAAACTGGTGCATCCAGTTCATCAGAggaaatattttctataagacCTCGTCGAATTATATCTGGAGGCCCTGTGGCTTCATCGGATTCAA ATCAAGAACGAAAATTTTGGGGTCATTGGCCCAAACGCCAACCTGCACCTGAAAATTCTAAGAAAAAATACTCATTTCTGATGTGTAAAATGTGTTCCAAGAATAAGAAGAGGGTCGAAACTAGCTACAGGTGCATTGGTTGTCCAGGACTTCCTCCATTATGTCCTGAATGTTTCCAGGATTATCACCAAATTCTTGAACAGCAAGAACAATAA
- the LOC134198915 gene encoding piggyBac transposable element-derived protein 4-like isoform X1 produces the protein MSAKSSKKRPKIRLFDDFSSNSPSEADLDPFEDNDGDYGSDTNYEPQNIEETGASSSSEEIFSIRPRRIISGGPVASSDSSKSDISIRSSDSDQDDRTIENAEPISESVDDLPSLLISQHDNDIDSEPVQNRIRSPVPEEIPWLHSTEEIPDFEFDVESYGVQFDVTSQTSIEQIFDHVFPKELLEYLVQCTNNYGTALCQSNKPSTRYSRSQNFRNTTTVEMKKFLGLSLLHGHIRTPKQQKLFTYDDPLYYHPVFSYTMSSRRYEQILRCICCSELDAKGAEKINKFVDLLTLNFRKIYKPDKELSLDESLLLYRGRLHFRQYIKSKKARYGIKFYVLATADGYVLNIIMYSGKDENTQLRGVTKLERLVMRLMRPFLLKGHHLFMDNYYNSVTLSQKLFDLKTHTNGTLRVNRKDNPKEVVDRKLKKGDHVWVRKNKVYVSKWVDKRPVIMLTTREHPRIIETTNRFGKIVKKPIEVATYNKYMSGVDRSDQMISYYSSPRKTIRWYKKVLFHLLDTAVWNSYYLYKKFVLKNPKYELSSYREELIKKLIDLKENCKGKDLVLDLKKHNSRKHNNPQKNIFADQERKFWGHWPKRQPAPENSKKKYSFLMCKMCSKNKKRVETSYRCIGCPGLPPLCPECFQDYHQILEQQEQ, from the coding sequence atGTCAGCAAAAAGTTCAAAGAAACGTCCAAAAATACGCTTGTTCGACGATTTTTCATCAAATTCGCCATCTGAAGCAGATTTAGATCCCTTCGAGGATAATGACGGTGATTATGGTTCTGACACGAACTATGAACCACAAAATATAGAAGAAACTGGTGCATCCAGTTCATCAGAggaaatattttctataagacCTCGTCGAATTATATCTGGAGGCCCTGTGGCTTCATCGGATTCAAGTAAGTCTGATATCTCAATTAGAAGTTCAGATTCTGATCAGGACGATAGAACTATCGAAAATGCTGAACCGATTTCCGAATCAGTAGACGACTTACCATCCCTTCTTATATCTCAACATGACAATGATATAGATTCAGAACCAGTGCAAAATCGGATAAGATCTCCTGTACCAGAGGAGATACCGTGGTTACATAGCACAGAAGAAATACCTGATTTTGAATTCGATGTCGAGTCATATGGCGTTCAGTTTGACGTTACCTCTCAGACTAGCATTGAACAAATTTTCGATCACGTGTTTCCAAAAGAGTTACTCGAGTACCTGGTCCAGTGTACTAATAATTATGGTACAGCTTTGTGTCAGTCAAACAAACCGTCAACCCGATATTCCCGGTCTCAAAATTTTCGAAATACTACGACTGTTGAGATGAAAAAGTTTCTTGGACTTTCGTTATTACATGGACATATTCGCACTCCTAAACAACAAAAACTATTTACTTATGATGATCCACTATATTATCATCCTGTGTTCTCATATACAATGTCTTCGCGGCGATATGAACAGATACTTCGATGTATATGTTGTTCAGAACTGGATGCAAAAGGCGCAGAAAAGATTAACAAATTTGTTGATTTGTTGACATTGAATTTTAGAAAGATATACAAACCTGATAAAGAGCTTAGTTTAGATGAATCTTTACTATTGTATCGAGGCCGACTTCACTTTCGGCAGTACATAAAGTCCAAAAAAGCAAGATATGGGATTAAATTCTATGTCTTGGCAACGGCTGATGGTTATGttcttaatataataatgtatagcGGAAAAGACGAGAATACCCAATTGAGAGGTGTAACGAAGCTTGAACGGTTGGTAATGCGATTGATGAGACCGTTTTTATTGAAAGGACATCACCTCTTCATGGATAATTACTACAATTCGGTCACTCTTTCTCAGAAACTTTTTGATTTGAAAACCCATACAAATGGTACTCTTCGTGTTAATAGAAAAGATAATCCAAAGGAAGTAGTGgacagaaaattaaaaaaaggtgaTCATGTTTGGGTAAGGAAAAATAAAGTGTATGTTAGCAAATGGGTTGATAAGCGACCAGTGATTATGTTGACCACTAGAGAACACCCCCGTATTATAGAAACAACAAACAGGTTTGGGAAAATAGTTAAGAAGCCTATTGAAGTagcaacatataataaatacatgtcCGGTGTAGATAGGTCTGACCAGATGATAAGTTACTATTCTTCGCCGAGGAAAACTATACGCTGGTACAAAAAAGTACTTTTTCATCTTTTGGATACCGCTGTATGGAATTCTTATTACTTATACAAgaaatttgtactgaaaaacccAAAATATGAGTTATCTTCATATCGGGaggagttaataaaaaaattaatagatttGAAAGAAAACTGTAAGGGTAAAGATTTagtattagatttaaaaaaacacaatagcAGAAAACACAATAACCCCCAAAAGAACATATTTGCAGATCAAGAACGAAAATTTTGGGGTCATTGGCCCAAACGCCAACCTGCACCTGAAAATTCTAAGAAAAAATACTCATTTCTGATGTGTAAAATGTGTTCCAAGAATAAGAAGAGGGTCGAAACTAGCTACAGGTGCATTGGTTGTCCAGGACTTCCTCCATTATGTCCTGAATGTTTCCAGGATTATCACCAAATTCTTGAACAGCAAGAACAATAA
- the LOC134198915 gene encoding piggyBac transposable element-derived protein 4-like isoform X2, with the protein MSAKSSKKRPKIRLFDDFSSNSPSEADLDPFEDNDGDYGSDTNYEPQNIEETGASSSSEEIFSIRPRRIISGGPVASSDSSKSDISIRSSDSDQDDRTIENAEPISESVDDLPSLLISQHDNDIDSEPVQNRIRSPVPEEIPWLHSTEEIPDFEFDVESYGVQFDVTSQTSIEQIFDHVFPKELLEYLVQCTNNYGTALCQSNKPSTRYSRSQNFRNTTTVEMKKFLGLSLLHGHIRTPKQQKLFTYDDPLYYHPVFSYTMSSRRYEQILRCICCSELDAKGAEKINKFVDLLTLNFRKIYKPDKELSLDESLLLYRGRLHFRQYIKSKKARYGIKFYVLATADGYVLNIIMYSGKDENTQLRGVTKLERLVMRLMRPFLLKGHHLFMDNYYNSVTLSQKLFDLKTHTNGTLRVNRKDNPKEVVDRKLKKGDHVWIKNENFGVIGPNANLHLKILRKNTHF; encoded by the exons atGTCAGCAAAAAGTTCAAAGAAACGTCCAAAAATACGCTTGTTCGACGATTTTTCATCAAATTCGCCATCTGAAGCAGATTTAGATCCCTTCGAGGATAATGACGGTGATTATGGTTCTGACACGAACTATGAACCACAAAATATAGAAGAAACTGGTGCATCCAGTTCATCAGAggaaatattttctataagacCTCGTCGAATTATATCTGGAGGCCCTGTGGCTTCATCGGATTCAAGTAAGTCTGATATCTCAATTAGAAGTTCAGATTCTGATCAGGACGATAGAACTATCGAAAATGCTGAACCGATTTCCGAATCAGTAGACGACTTACCATCCCTTCTTATATCTCAACATGACAATGATATAGATTCAGAACCAGTGCAAAATCGGATAAGATCTCCTGTACCAGAGGAGATACCGTGGTTACATAGCACAGAAGAAATACCTGATTTTGAATTCGATGTCGAGTCATATGGCGTTCAGTTTGACGTTACCTCTCAGACTAGCATTGAACAAATTTTCGATCACGTGTTTCCAAAAGAGTTACTCGAGTACCTGGTCCAGTGTACTAATAATTATGGTACAGCTTTGTGTCAGTCAAACAAACCGTCAACCCGATATTCCCGGTCTCAAAATTTTCGAAATACTACGACTGTTGAGATGAAAAAGTTTCTTGGACTTTCGTTATTACATGGACATATTCGCACTCCTAAACAACAAAAACTATTTACTTATGATGATCCACTATATTATCATCCTGTGTTCTCATATACAATGTCTTCGCGGCGATATGAACAGATACTTCGATGTATATGTTGTTCAGAACTGGATGCAAAAGGCGCAGAAAAGATTAACAAATTTGTTGATTTGTTGACATTGAATTTTAGAAAGATATACAAACCTGATAAAGAGCTTAGTTTAGATGAATCTTTACTATTGTATCGAGGCCGACTTCACTTTCGGCAGTACATAAAGTCCAAAAAAGCAAGATATGGGATTAAATTCTATGTCTTGGCAACGGCTGATGGTTATGttcttaatataataatgtatagcGGAAAAGACGAGAATACCCAATTGAGAGGTGTAACGAAGCTTGAACGGTTGGTAATGCGATTGATGAGACCGTTTTTATTGAAAGGACATCACCTCTTCATGGATAATTACTACAATTCGGTCACTCTTTCTCAGAAACTTTTTGATTTGAAAACCCATACAAATGGTACTCTTCGTGTTAATAGAAAAGATAATCCAAAGGAAGTAGTGgacagaaaattaaaaaaaggtgaTCATGTTTGG ATCAAGAACGAAAATTTTGGGGTCATTGGCCCAAACGCCAACCTGCACCTGAAAATTCTAAGAAAAAATACTCATTTCTGA